A DNA window from Paraclostridium bifermentans contains the following coding sequences:
- a CDS encoding glutamate decarboxylase: MLYGRKDQLGDSYDTPIFGTTESGSSVPKDVLGKDSIAPNVAYRLIKDELMNEGNARLNLCTFCQTYMEDEATKLMAETLEKNAIDKSEYPQTTEMENRCVNMIANLWNAPKELNYIGTSTVGSSEACMLGGMAMKFRWRNRAEKLGIDVTKRKPNLVVSSGFQVCWEKFCVYWDIEMRLVPMDEEHMSLNVDKVLDYVDEYTIGVVALQGITYTGKFDDIKALDALLEEYNKTAKISVPIHVDAASGGLFTPFIDPDMEWDFRLKNVVSISTSGHKYGLVYPGIGWVIWKDEEYLPKELIFEVSYLGGSMPTMAINFSRSASQVIGQYYNFLRLGFEGYRQIHQRTKDVAMYLSDEIEKTGLFKIYNNGENLPIVCYRLIDNANVEWTLYDLADRLAMKGWQIPAYPLPINLDKTIIQRIVCRADLSHDMAELFIRDLKTAIRDLNDANVLVHGKEPENKVYGFTH, translated from the coding sequence ATGTTATATGGTAGAAAAGATCAATTAGGAGATAGTTATGATACTCCAATATTTGGGACAACAGAATCTGGCTCTAGCGTGCCAAAAGATGTTTTAGGGAAAGATTCTATTGCTCCAAATGTAGCTTATAGATTAATCAAAGATGAGCTAATGAATGAAGGAAATGCAAGACTTAACTTATGTACATTCTGTCAAACATATATGGAAGATGAAGCAACAAAACTTATGGCAGAGACATTAGAAAAAAATGCTATAGATAAATCTGAATATCCACAAACAACAGAGATGGAAAACAGATGTGTAAATATGATAGCAAACTTATGGAATGCACCAAAAGAATTAAATTATATAGGTACATCAACAGTAGGATCATCAGAAGCATGTATGCTTGGTGGTATGGCAATGAAATTCAGATGGAGAAATAGAGCAGAAAAATTAGGAATAGATGTAACAAAAAGAAAACCAAACTTAGTAGTATCTTCAGGATTCCAAGTTTGTTGGGAAAAATTCTGTGTATACTGGGATATAGAGATGCGTTTAGTACCAATGGATGAAGAGCATATGAGCTTAAATGTAGATAAAGTTTTAGATTATGTAGATGAATATACAATAGGGGTAGTAGCACTTCAAGGTATAACATATACAGGAAAATTTGATGATATAAAAGCATTAGATGCATTACTTGAAGAATACAATAAAACAGCAAAAATAAGTGTACCAATACATGTTGATGCTGCATCAGGTGGATTATTTACACCATTTATAGATCCAGATATGGAATGGGATTTTAGATTAAAAAATGTAGTATCAATAAGTACATCAGGACATAAATACGGATTAGTATACCCAGGTATAGGATGGGTAATATGGAAAGATGAAGAGTACTTACCAAAAGAATTAATATTTGAAGTAAGTTACTTAGGAGGATCAATGCCAACAATGGCAATAAACTTCTCAAGATCAGCAAGTCAAGTAATAGGACAATATTACAACTTCTTAAGACTTGGATTTGAAGGATATAGACAAATACATCAACGTACAAAAGATGTTGCTATGTATTTATCTGATGAAATAGAAAAAACAGGATTATTCAAAATTTATAATAATGGGGAAAATTTACCAATAGTATGTTATAGATTAATTGACAACGCTAATGTAGAGTGGACATTATATGATTTAGCAGATAGATTAGCAATGAAAGGATGGCAAATACCAGCATATCCATTACCAATTAACCTAGACAAAACAATAATACAACGTATAGTATGTAGAGCAGACTTAAGTCATGATATGGCTGAATTATTTATAAGAGATTTAAAAACAGCTATAAGAGATTTAAATGATGCAAATGTATTAGTACATGGTAAAGAACCAGAAAATAAAGTGTACGGATTTACTCACTAA
- the gadC gene encoding glutamate:gamma-aminobutyrate antiporter, protein MKEENAAKGNSLTLFAFFAMTASMVMTVYEYPTFATSGFNLVFFLLLGGILWFLPVALCAAEMATVDGWQEGGIFAWVGNTLGERFGFAAIFFQWFQITVGFVTMIYFILGCFSYIFNWNALNNVPVLKFIAVLVVFWGLTLSQLGGTKNTAKIAKAGFILGIAIPAIILFGVSIAYLLQGNPIDVKIGAKYFVPDFSKANTLVVFVSFILAYMGVEASASHVNELENSKRNYPLAMIILVIVAIILNTIGGLTVAAVIPQGNLNLSSGVVDTFKVLILHFIPNGTWIVKLIALLLALGVMGEVSAWVVGPSRGMYIAAQKGILPKSLTKTNKHDVPVNLVFIQGIVVTIWAAVLTLGGGGDNVSFLTAISLTVVIYLVGYLLFFIGYFKLILKDGDLKRSYQVPGGKIFKLIVAACGFLTSIFALIISFFPPSQLVGKSIHEYLTILSVSFVITVLIPFVIYSITCKKNR, encoded by the coding sequence ATGAAAGAAGAAAACGCAGCTAAAGGGAATTCACTTACTTTGTTTGCATTCTTCGCAATGACTGCATCAATGGTTATGACTGTATATGAGTATCCTACATTTGCTACGTCAGGATTTAATCTAGTATTTTTCCTTTTACTTGGAGGCATATTATGGTTTTTACCAGTAGCATTGTGTGCAGCAGAAATGGCCACAGTTGATGGCTGGCAAGAAGGCGGAATATTTGCTTGGGTTGGAAATACATTAGGAGAAAGATTCGGATTTGCAGCGATATTTTTCCAATGGTTCCAAATTACAGTTGGATTTGTAACAATGATCTATTTTATACTAGGTTGTTTTTCATACATATTCAATTGGAATGCTTTAAATAATGTTCCAGTTTTAAAATTTATAGCAGTTTTAGTTGTATTCTGGGGATTAACATTATCACAATTAGGTGGAACAAAGAATACTGCTAAGATAGCAAAAGCAGGGTTTATACTTGGAATAGCCATACCAGCTATAATACTATTTGGAGTATCGATAGCTTATTTATTACAAGGTAATCCGATAGATGTAAAGATAGGAGCTAAATACTTTGTTCCTGATTTTTCAAAAGCAAATACATTAGTTGTTTTCGTATCATTTATATTAGCATATATGGGTGTTGAAGCATCAGCATCACATGTAAATGAATTAGAAAATTCTAAACGTAATTATCCATTAGCTATGATTATATTAGTTATAGTAGCTATAATACTTAATACAATTGGTGGATTAACAGTAGCCGCTGTAATTCCACAAGGTAATTTAAATTTAAGTTCAGGCGTAGTTGATACTTTTAAAGTTTTAATACTACACTTTATACCAAATGGAACATGGATTGTAAAATTAATAGCTTTACTATTAGCATTAGGTGTAATGGGCGAGGTTAGTGCATGGGTTGTAGGACCATCAAGAGGTATGTATATAGCAGCTCAAAAAGGAATTTTACCAAAATCATTAACTAAAACTAATAAACATGATGTTCCAGTAAATTTAGTTTTTATACAAGGTATAGTAGTTACGATATGGGCAGCAGTTCTTACACTTGGAGGTGGTGGAGACAATGTTTCATTCCTTACAGCTATATCACTAACAGTAGTTATATACTTAGTAGGATATTTACTATTCTTCATAGGATATTTTAAATTAATACTTAAAGACGGAGATTTAAAACGTTCTTACCAAGTTCCTGGTGGAAAAATATTTAAGTTAATAGTTGCAGCATGTGGTTTCTTAACTTCAATATTTGCATTGATTATATCATTTTTCCCACCAAGTCAATTAGTTGGCAAGAGTATACATGAATACTTAACTATATTAAGTGTGAGTTTTGTAATAACAGTATTAATACCATTTGTAATATATTCAATTACATGTAAGAAGAATAGATAA
- the gadC gene encoding glutamate:gamma-aminobutyrate antiporter has protein sequence MKEAQAAKKNSLSLFAFFAMTASMVMTVYEYPTFATSGFNLVFFLLLGGILWFLPVALCAAEMATVEGWQEGGIFAWVGNTLGEKFGFAAIFFQWFQITVGFVTMIYFILGCVSYIFNWNALNNVPVIKFIGVLVIFWLLTFSQLGGTKNTAKIAKAGFIFGILIPAVILFGLSIAYIVQGNPIDVKIGAKYFVPDFSKVNTLVIFVSFILAYMGVEASASHVNELDNAKKNYPLAMIILVILAIVLNTIGGLTVAAVVPQGQLSLSAGVVETFKALILHFAPHSTWLVKLIAILLALGVMGEVSAWVVGPSRGMYAAAQKGILPKSLTKTNEHDVPVNLVFVQGIIVTIWAAVLTFGGGGNNVSFLTAISLTVVIYLVGYLLFFIAYFTLVLKKDNLKRSYHVPGGKTFKLIVAACGFVTSIFALVISFVPSNQLNAKSAHEYLTILIVSFIITVLIPFVIYAITSKKREVKTTK, from the coding sequence ATGAAAGAGGCACAAGCTGCCAAAAAAAATTCACTTAGCTTATTCGCATTCTTTGCAATGACCGCATCAATGGTTATGACAGTTTACGAATATCCTACATTTGCTACATCAGGATTCAATTTAGTATTCTTCTTATTACTTGGAGGTATATTATGGTTCTTACCTGTAGCATTATGTGCAGCAGAAATGGCTACAGTTGAAGGGTGGCAAGAAGGTGGAATATTTGCTTGGGTTGGAAACACTTTAGGTGAAAAGTTCGGATTCGCAGCAATATTTTTCCAATGGTTCCAAATTACAGTTGGATTTGTAACAATGATTTATTTTATATTAGGTTGTGTTTCATACATATTCAATTGGAATGCATTAAATAATGTTCCGGTTATCAAGTTTATTGGAGTATTAGTGATATTCTGGTTGTTAACATTTTCACAATTAGGCGGTACAAAAAACACAGCTAAAATAGCAAAAGCTGGATTTATATTTGGTATATTAATACCAGCAGTAATCCTATTTGGATTATCAATAGCATACATAGTACAAGGAAATCCTATAGATGTAAAAATAGGAGCTAAATATTTTGTACCAGATTTTTCAAAAGTAAATACACTAGTTATTTTCGTATCATTTATATTAGCATATATGGGAGTTGAAGCATCAGCATCACATGTAAATGAGTTAGATAATGCTAAAAAGAACTATCCATTAGCTATGATTATATTAGTTATATTAGCTATAGTACTTAACACAATTGGTGGATTAACAGTTGCAGCAGTAGTTCCACAAGGTCAATTAAGTTTAAGTGCAGGAGTTGTTGAAACATTTAAAGCTTTAATATTACATTTTGCTCCTCACAGCACATGGCTTGTAAAATTAATAGCTATATTATTAGCACTAGGAGTAATGGGTGAAGTTAGTGCATGGGTTGTAGGTCCATCAAGAGGTATGTATGCAGCAGCTCAAAAAGGTATTTTACCAAAATCACTAACTAAAACTAATGAACATGATGTTCCTGTAAACTTAGTTTTCGTACAAGGAATAATAGTTACAATATGGGCAGCCGTTCTTACTTTCGGTGGTGGAGGAAACAATGTATCTTTCCTTACAGCTATATCATTAACAGTTGTTATATACTTAGTGGGATATTTATTATTCTTCATAGCTTACTTTACATTAGTACTTAAAAAAGATAATTTAAAACGTTCTTATCATGTACCTGGTGGTAAAACATTTAAATTAATAGTTGCAGCATGTGGATTTGTAACATCAATATTTGCATTAGTAATTTCATTTGTTCCATCAAATCAATTAAATGCTAAAAGTGCTCATGAATATTTAACTATATTAATAGTAAGTTTTATAATTACAGTTTTAATACCATTTGTAATATATGCAATTACATCTAAAAAAAGAGAAGTTAAAACAACAAAATAA
- a CDS encoding DUF2156 domain-containing protein: protein MVFKDIEIDCKNILDKYFDLVDYEACEYCFTTLYMWKDLYNTKYYVEDDFAIVAGEYENKGFIILPLAKKENMNKAFDFIIKNFERQNKQIHLKAINKEVVEYLQSVYGNRFEYIEERNNFDYIYDGESLRTLSGRKNQKKRNHLNSFVKEYGDRVEYKKLEEADFDECINLLKEWSIDKEESIELDSEFKAIKRIFKNYEKLKDTLKISGIYIDSKLEAFSIGEMLNDNMAVIHVEKANADIRGLYPYINQQFLLNEFSDVEFVNREEDLGIEGLRKAKLSYHPVKFAEKYTVIEK, encoded by the coding sequence ATTGTGTTTAAGGATATAGAAATAGATTGTAAAAACATATTAGATAAATATTTTGATTTAGTTGATTATGAAGCATGTGAGTATTGTTTTACTACATTATATATGTGGAAAGATTTATACAATACAAAGTACTATGTTGAGGATGATTTTGCTATAGTTGCAGGAGAATATGAAAACAAAGGTTTTATAATACTCCCTTTAGCAAAAAAAGAAAATATGAATAAAGCTTTTGACTTTATAATTAAAAACTTTGAAAGACAAAATAAACAAATTCATTTAAAAGCTATAAATAAAGAAGTCGTTGAATACTTACAAAGTGTTTATGGAAATAGATTTGAGTATATTGAAGAACGTAACAACTTTGATTATATATATGATGGAGAAAGTCTAAGAACTTTATCTGGAAGAAAAAATCAAAAGAAAAGAAACCATCTAAATAGTTTCGTTAAAGAATATGGTGATAGAGTAGAATATAAAAAATTAGAAGAAGCAGACTTTGATGAATGTATAAATTTATTAAAAGAGTGGTCAATAGATAAAGAGGAAAGTATAGAACTAGATAGTGAATTTAAAGCAATAAAAAGGATATTTAAGAATTATGAAAAATTAAAAGATACATTAAAGATAAGTGGTATATATATTGACTCTAAATTAGAAGCATTTTCTATTGGAGAAATGTTAAATGATAATATGGCGGTAATACATGTTGAAAAAGCAAATGCGGATATAAGAGGATTGTACCCTTATATTAACCAACAGTTCTTATTAAATGAATTTAGTGATGTTGAATTTGTTAATAGAGAAGAAGATTTAGGTATAGAAGGTCTTAGAAAAGCGAAGCTTTCATATCACCCAGTTAAATTTGCTGAAAAATATACTGTAATAGAAAAATAA
- a CDS encoding glutamate decarboxylase, producing MLFKKEDDYSTPVFGTIESGSNIPKDVIGKDSIAPNIAYRLIKDELMNEGNARLNLATFCQTYMEDEATQLMAETLEKNAIDKSEYPQTTEMENRCVDMIANLWNAPKELNYIGTSTVGSSEACMLGGMAMKFRWRNRAEKLGMDTTKKKPNLVVSSGYQVCWEKFCVYWDIEMRTVPMDEDHMSLDIDKVLDYVDDYTIGIAALLGITYTGKFDDIKALDALIEEYNKTAKISVPIHVDAASGGLFTPFIDPELEWDFRLKNVVSISTSGHKYGLVYPGIGWVIWKDEEYLPKELIFEVSYLGGSMPTMAINFSRSASQVIGQYYNFLRLGFEGYRQIHQRTKDVAMYLSKEIENTGLFKIYNDGENLPIVCYRLRNEDAVQWTLYDLADRLAMKGWQIPAYPLPVNLDKVIIQRIVCRADLSYDMAELFIRDLNTAIDDLNKATILVHGKKAENKKYGFTH from the coding sequence ATGTTATTCAAAAAAGAAGATGATTATAGTACACCAGTGTTTGGGACAATAGAGTCTGGCTCTAATATTCCAAAAGACGTAATAGGGAAAGATTCTATTGCTCCAAACATAGCGTATAGATTAATAAAAGACGAGTTAATGAATGAAGGAAATGCAAGACTTAATTTAGCAACATTTTGCCAAACATATATGGAAGATGAAGCAACACAACTTATGGCAGAAACACTAGAAAAAAATGCTATAGACAAATCTGAATACCCACAAACAACAGAGATGGAAAATAGATGTGTTGATATGATAGCAAACTTATGGAATGCACCAAAAGAATTAAATTATATAGGTACATCAACAGTAGGATCATCAGAAGCATGTATGCTTGGTGGTATGGCTATGAAATTTAGATGGAGAAACAGAGCAGAAAAATTAGGTATGGATACAACAAAGAAAAAACCAAACTTAGTAGTATCTTCAGGATACCAAGTTTGTTGGGAAAAATTCTGTGTATACTGGGATATAGAGATGCGTACAGTTCCAATGGATGAAGATCATATGAGTTTAGATATAGATAAAGTTTTAGATTATGTAGATGACTATACAATTGGTATAGCAGCATTACTTGGAATAACATATACAGGAAAATTCGATGATATAAAAGCATTAGATGCTTTAATAGAAGAATATAATAAAACAGCAAAAATAAGTGTACCAATACATGTTGATGCTGCATCAGGTGGATTATTTACACCATTTATAGATCCTGAGCTTGAGTGGGATTTTAGATTGAAAAATGTAGTATCAATAAGTACATCAGGACATAAATACGGATTAGTATACCCAGGTATAGGATGGGTAATATGGAAAGATGAAGAGTACTTACCAAAAGAATTAATATTTGAAGTAAGTTACTTAGGAGGATCAATGCCAACAATGGCAATAAACTTCTCAAGATCAGCAAGTCAAGTAATAGGACAATACTATAACTTCTTAAGACTTGGATTTGAAGGATATAGACAAATACATCAACGTACAAAAGATGTGGCTATGTATTTATCTAAAGAAATTGAAAATACAGGATTGTTTAAGATATATAATGATGGTGAGAATTTACCTATAGTATGTTATAGATTAAGAAATGAAGATGCTGTACAATGGACATTATATGATTTAGCAGATAGATTAGCGATGAAAGGATGGCAAATACCAGCATATCCATTACCTGTTAACCTAGATAAAGTTATAATACAACGTATAGTGTGTAGAGCAGATTTAAGCTATGATATGGCCGAATTATTTATAAGAGACTTAAATACAGCTATAGATGATTTAAATAAAGCAACTATATTAGTTCATGGTAAAAAAGCAGAAAATAAAAAATATGGTTTTACTCATTAA
- a CDS encoding C39 family peptidase, translating to MAYAKGKHSVKKQQKLNKHKIKLIALPIVLSLGIFIGYKGVSNAFSTTVGYASPQTVELSKELLESKDPVIQKLINLAPVYPKIYDILKDPSEYPPEFLAMASKKPETIDFVADFVDHKGGQTEVSTPVEGSYTKGEIPLYMQWDERWGYDKYGPDYFAINGCGPTALSMVAVGLTGNENFSPKYIENFSVKNGYLVDGVGTAWSLMTDGAKKLGLKGKVIPLSASSIISNLEKGNPVIATMGPGHFTTEGHYIVLTGVTDDGKIIVNDSDSKERSSKTWDVDVFLKEAKNVWAFSI from the coding sequence TTGGCTTATGCAAAAGGAAAACATAGCGTAAAAAAGCAACAAAAGCTAAACAAGCACAAAATTAAACTTATTGCTTTACCCATAGTTTTATCATTAGGTATATTTATAGGATATAAAGGGGTATCAAATGCATTTTCAACCACAGTTGGATATGCAAGCCCACAAACTGTTGAATTGTCTAAAGAATTACTTGAATCAAAAGATCCTGTAATTCAGAAATTAATAAATTTAGCTCCTGTATATCCTAAAATTTATGACATACTAAAAGATCCAAGTGAGTATCCTCCTGAATTTTTAGCCATGGCATCTAAAAAGCCTGAAACAATAGATTTCGTCGCTGATTTTGTAGATCATAAAGGTGGACAAACTGAAGTATCAACACCTGTTGAAGGAAGTTATACAAAAGGCGAAATACCTTTATACATGCAATGGGATGAAAGATGGGGTTATGATAAATATGGCCCTGATTATTTTGCAATTAATGGTTGTGGTCCAACAGCCCTATCAATGGTTGCTGTAGGTCTTACTGGAAATGAGAACTTCAGCCCAAAATATATTGAAAACTTTAGTGTTAAAAACGGATATCTAGTAGATGGTGTTGGTACAGCTTGGTCATTAATGACTGATGGAGCTAAAAAATTAGGTCTTAAAGGTAAGGTTATACCTTTAAGTGCTTCAAGTATTATCTCAAACCTTGAAAAAGGAAATCCAGTTATAGCAACTATGGGTCCTGGACATTTTACAACAGAAGGTCACTATATTGTTTTAACTGGTGTTACTGATGACGGAAAGATAATAGTTAATGACTCTGATAGTAAAGAAAGAAGTAGCAAAACTTGGGACGTTGACGTATTTTTAAAAGAAGCTAAAAATGTATGGGCATTTAGTATTTAA
- a CDS encoding GDSL-type esterase/lipase family protein, which yields MKIALIGGAILILLGFARHIYKSKFGQPEANPEKGVAKIKELESEDISSIRNEIEKNSDDNSNIDENKNDVNFEKVFEDSVIMGDSRGEGLTEYGFLSPSSVVAYKGRNVIEAKGDVSEVVNLSPSNIFLTYGMNDLQLFSNSKDFINKYEILIKDIKQKLPSSKIYVTSIIPTTQSAMEKDHSFKNVYSFNKALEDMCKDLNVEFINVNDSVNSKNNLYEPDGIHFSAKFYNGYLNILKNKANL from the coding sequence GTGAAAATTGCTTTGATCGGAGGCGCTATACTAATTTTATTAGGCTTTGCAAGGCATATATATAAAAGTAAATTTGGTCAACCAGAAGCAAATCCAGAAAAAGGCGTAGCTAAAATAAAAGAATTAGAATCAGAAGATATATCAAGTATAAGAAATGAAATTGAAAAAAATAGCGATGATAATTCAAATATAGATGAAAACAAAAACGATGTAAACTTTGAAAAGGTATTTGAGGATTCAGTAATAATGGGGGATTCAAGAGGAGAGGGACTAACAGAATATGGGTTTTTAAGTCCATCATCAGTTGTAGCATATAAAGGAAGAAATGTAATAGAGGCAAAAGGAGATGTATCAGAAGTTGTTAATCTTTCACCTAGTAATATATTTTTAACTTATGGGATGAATGATTTACAATTGTTTAGTAATTCTAAGGACTTTATTAATAAGTATGAAATACTTATTAAGGATATTAAACAAAAACTACCAAGTTCTAAAATATATGTAACTTCTATCATACCAACAACACAATCAGCTATGGAAAAAGATCATAGTTTTAAGAATGTGTACAGTTTTAATAAGGCATTAGAAGATATGTGCAAGGATTTAAATGTGGAGTTTATAAATGTTAATGATAGCGTTAACTCAAAGAATAACTTGTATGAGCCAGATGGTATACATTTTAGTGCTAAATTTTATAATGGGTATTTAAACATTTTAAAGAATAAGGCTAATCTATAG
- a CDS encoding glutamate decarboxylase, whose product MLYGKKNQLGDNYDTPIFGTTESGSSVPKDVLGKDSIAPNVAYRLIKDELMNEGNARLNLCTFCQTYMEDEATQLMAETLEKNAIDKSEYPQTTEMENRCVNMIANLWNAPKELNYIGTSTVGSSEACMLGGMAMKFRWRNRAEKLGIDVTKRKPNLVVSSGFQVCWEKFCVYWDIEMRLVPMDEEHMSLNVDKVLDYVDEYTIGVVALQGITYTGKFDDIKALDALLEEYNKTAKISVPIHVDAASGGLFTPFIDPDMEWDFRLKNVVSISTSGHKYGLVYPGIGWVIWKDEEYLPKELIFEVSYLGGSMPTMAINFSRSASQVIGQYYNFLRLGFEGYRQIHQRTKDVAMYLSKEIENTGLFKIYNDGENLPIVCYRLVDNANVEWTLYDLADRLAMKGWQIPAYPLPINLDKTIIQRIVCRADLSHDMAELFIRDLKTAIKDLNDANVLVHGKKEENKVYGFTH is encoded by the coding sequence ATGTTATACGGTAAAAAAAATCAATTAGGAGATAATTATGATACTCCAATATTTGGGACAACAGAATCTGGCTCTAGCGTGCCAAAAGATGTTCTAGGGAAAGATTCTATTGCACCAAATGTAGCTTATAGATTAATCAAAGATGAGCTAATGAATGAAGGAAATGCAAGACTTAACTTATGTACATTCTGTCAAACATATATGGAAGATGAAGCAACACAACTTATGGCAGAAACACTAGAAAAAAATGCTATAGACAAATCTGAATACCCACAAACAACAGAGATGGAAAACAGATGTGTAAATATGATAGCAAACTTATGGAATGCACCAAAAGAGTTAAATTATATAGGAACATCAACAGTAGGATCATCAGAAGCATGTATGCTTGGTGGTATGGCAATGAAATTCAGATGGAGAAATAGAGCAGAAAAATTAGGAATAGATGTAACAAAGAGAAAACCAAACTTAGTAGTATCTTCAGGATTCCAAGTTTGTTGGGAAAAATTCTGTGTATACTGGGATATAGAGATGCGTTTAGTACCAATGGATGAAGAGCATATGAGCTTAAATGTAGATAAAGTTTTAGATTATGTAGATGAATATACAATAGGGGTAGTAGCACTTCAAGGTATAACATATACAGGAAAATTTGATGATATAAAAGCATTAGATGCATTACTTGAAGAATACAATAAAACAGCAAAAATAAGTGTACCAATACATGTTGATGCTGCATCAGGTGGATTATTTACACCATTTATAGATCCAGATATGGAATGGGATTTTAGATTAAAAAATGTAGTATCAATAAGTACATCAGGACATAAATACGGATTAGTATACCCAGGTATAGGATGGGTAATATGGAAAGATGAAGAGTACTTACCAAAAGAATTAATATTTGAAGTAAGTTACTTAGGAGGATCAATGCCAACAATGGCAATAAACTTCTCAAGATCAGCAAGTCAAGTAATAGGACAATATTACAACTTCTTAAGACTTGGATTTGAAGGATATAGACAAATACATCAACGTACAAAAGATGTGGCTATGTATTTATCTAAAGAAATTGAAAATACAGGATTATTCAAGATTTACAATGATGGGGAAAATTTACCGATAGTATGTTATAGATTAGTTGACAATGCTAATGTAGAGTGGACATTATATGATCTAGCAGATAGATTAGCAATGAAAGGATGGCAAATACCAGCATATCCATTACCAATTAACCTAGACAAAACAATAATACAACGTATAGTATGTAGAGCAGACTTAAGTCATGATATGGCTGAATTATTTATAAGAGATTTAAAAACAGCTATAAAAGATTTAAATGATGCAAATGTATTAGTACATGGTAAAAAAGAAGAAAACAAAGTTTATGGGTTCACTCATTAA
- a CDS encoding DUF2776 family protein has translation MNYYISILFRAIPLLMGAICLGYGIYVKDLGQAIGSDFVVAGHVLIYLTSICIALFTTAATIILQIINKYNKFYKWSLPTIGYLAGIVTIIMGVILWRIGIYIPPYFVSGNVVVGLGLITCCVSTVATASTKFMMIPQNGSNLKEGEKPEGGFKESTVKILIGIPALCTAIAFFRGIYLLFNSVSSDYLVAGHVLIGIGFVCASLILLVISIVRQIQNTFTDKERYRWSILVAVFGTIDILWGIAILSTSKDPIMIAPGYVLIGLGIVCYSILSKVLLLGMVWRKSNPLAKRVPLIPVFTALICLFMGAFLFESEIFNIAYFIPARVMIGLGAICFTLFSIVSILESGTSSSK, from the coding sequence GTGAATTATTATATTAGTATCCTTTTTCGTGCAATACCACTATTAATGGGAGCTATATGTTTAGGATATGGTATTTATGTTAAAGATTTAGGTCAAGCGATAGGGTCAGACTTTGTAGTCGCAGGTCATGTTTTAATATACTTAACTTCTATATGCATAGCTTTATTTACTACAGCTGCAACAATAATATTACAGATTATAAATAAATACAATAAATTTTATAAATGGTCATTGCCAACAATAGGTTATTTAGCAGGTATAGTTACAATTATTATGGGTGTGATTTTATGGAGAATAGGGATATATATACCTCCGTATTTTGTATCTGGAAATGTAGTTGTAGGATTAGGTTTAATAACTTGTTGTGTTTCAACGGTGGCTACAGCTTCAACTAAATTTATGATGATTCCACAAAATGGATCTAATTTAAAAGAAGGAGAAAAACCAGAAGGAGGATTTAAAGAGTCTACTGTAAAAATACTTATAGGAATACCAGCTTTATGTACAGCAATTGCCTTTTTTAGAGGAATATATTTATTATTCAACTCAGTTTCAAGTGACTATTTAGTAGCGGGTCATGTTTTGATAGGAATTGGATTTGTTTGCGCTAGCTTAATTCTATTAGTAATTAGTATAGTTAGACAGATACAAAACACATTTACAGACAAAGAACGTTATAGATGGTCGATACTTGTAGCTGTATTTGGAACTATAGATATATTATGGGGAATTGCAATATTGTCTACATCTAAAGATCCGATTATGATAGCTCCAGGTTATGTTTTAATTGGATTAGGTATCGTATGCTACAGTATTTTAAGTAAAGTATTATTATTAGGAATGGTTTGGAGAAAGTCAAATCCATTAGCAAAAAGAGTACCTTTAATACCGGTATTCACAGCGCTTATATGTTTATTTATGGGAGCGTTTTTATTTGAATCTGAGATATTTAATATAGCTTATTTTATTCCGGCGCGTGTAATGATTGGTCTTGGAGCAATTTGTTTTACTTTATTTTCAATAGTATCAATATTAGAAAGTGGAACATCTTCGTCAAAATAG